Genomic segment of Thiomonas sp. FB-Cd:
CGATCAGCGGGATGATGGGACCCGACTTCGCCGCCAGGGTGCGATTGATGATCCGAGCCACGGCCGTGGAACCGGTGAAGGCCACGCCAGCGGCGAGGGGGTGGCCGACGAGTGCCGCGCCGATCGTCTCGCCGGGGCCATGCAGCAGGGCGAGCACGGCGTACGGCAGGCCGGCCTCGAACAAAAGATTGACAAACGCTTGCGCGCAGGCGGGTGTCTGCTCGGCTGGCTTGGCGGCCACAGTGTTGCCGGCGGCCAGTGCTGCAAGCACCTGACCGGCGAAGATGGCCAGCGGGAAATTCCAAGGGCTGATGCACACGAAGGCTCCGCGTCCGCGGCTGCGCAGCTTGTCACTCTCCCCAGTGGGTCCGGGCAGGACCTGCTCGGCCAGGAGATGGCGCCCCTGCAGCGCGTAGTAGCGGCAGTAGTCAATTGCCTCTCGAACCTCCGACAAGGCATCGGCCACGGTCTTGTGCGCTTCGCGCATCATTAACGCGATGAAGGCATCGCGGCGCTGCTCGAGCAGATCCGCAGCGCGTAGCAAGATAGCACAACGCTCGCTCAGTGGCGTGGCATCCCATGCCGGAAACGCCGCATGCAAAGCGAGCATCGTCTGCTCGACCGCTTGCGGCGTGGCCTCGGCCACAGAAGGCAAGGGAAGGGCGCGCGCCGCCGCAAGCACGGGCTCGCGCGCAGGTGCATCGGCAATGTCAAAGCCCAATGGGTTAAGGCGTCGTTCGCCATGCAACAGACCGTACAACTCACGCGGAGAGGGAAGCGACGCACGCTCAGCTAACCACAGCGGATCCTGGAGCAATTCCTGCGCAGGCACGGACGTATCGGCCAGCAGATGCACGAACGACGTGTTGGCGCCGTTCTCAAGCAGACGGCGTACCAGGTAGGCAAGCAAGTCGCGATGTTCGCCGACCGGTGCGTAGACGCGACAGCGCAGCGTCGCATTCTTCAGCACTTCGCGGTAGATGCCTTCACCCATGCCGTGCAGCCGCTGCAACTCGAAGCGGGCTTGTGGACGCTGCGAAGCCAAGTTCAGCACCGCAGCGATGGTGCTGGCGTTATGGGTGGCGAATTGCGGGTACAGGGGTGCATCAACGGCAGCGGCCGCGTCCAGCATGATTTGAGCGCATGCGAGATAGCACGCATCGGTGTGGTGCTTGTGCGTGAACACCGGGTAGCCCCCGAGGCCAAGCTCTTGGGCGCGTTTAATTTCGGCGTCCCAATACGCGCCCTTGACCAAACGCACCATCAGGCGCATGCGGCGCGCGCGGGCGATGGCCACCACGGCCTTCACCGTCTCTGGCGCCCGCGTCTGATAGGCCTGAACGGCGAGGCCCAGCCCGCCCCAATGGGCTGTTGTCGGATCAGCAGCGAGGCGCTCGGCCAAGGCGTCGAGTAGGTCGAGGTGCAATTCCAGGCGCTCACTTTCTTCTGCATCGAGCGTGAGGTTGACGTCCGCAGCGGCGGCCTCGCGCGCCAAGGACTCGACCACCGGGACCAGTTCGGCAAATACGCGCTCGCGTTGAGTCTCCTCGAAGCGCGGGTGCAGAGCCGAGAGCTTGATGGACATGCCGTCACGCAATTCGGGTCCGCCGGGCGTTTGTTGCTTGGCCAGCGTGGCCAGTGTGGCCCGGTACGACGCGATATAGCGTGCGGCGTCCTGCGCCGTGCGTGCGCCCTCGCCGAGCATGTCATAGGAGAAGGTAAGGTTCGGTTGTTCACGCCGCATGGCCAGCGCGCGCTTGGCGGCGTGATCGAGCGTCTCCCCCAGCACGAACTGTTTGCCGAGCAAAGCGATGGCGCGCACTGCAGCAGCCACCACCGTGCCCGCGCCCAGGCGCGCAATGAGGCTGCGTGTGGCCGCATCGTCCTCGGGGAGCAATCGTCGCGAGAAGCCAAGCAGGCGCCCCGACAAAGCCTTGAGCGTGGAGTTGGTGTCGTCTTTCTCGAACTTGGCCTGTCCCAATTGATCGGCCGCGAGCAAGGCTGCCGTTCCGGTATCGGGCACACGCAGCAGCGCTTCGGCTAGGCGCATCAGCGCCAGCCCCTCGCTGCTGGCGATCGGGTATTCGCGCAGCAGCGATTCCAGCGCCCAGAACGGTGCCGGATGGGTGCGTACCGCCACCACCCATGGTTCAGCGGCCGCCATCGCGCTTGCCCAGTCGAAAGCGGCAAGGGTTTCGAGCAGCTGGCGGACAACTTCATTCTCATCGCGGACCGGGGCAGGCAGGCGGGGTGGAGCAGACGTGAGCGGGGTCGCGGTTGCAGTGGGAGTGTTCATATAGTCGGAGCAGTGGATTTGCGTTTGAGGTGAAGTGGGCAGGCACGCAGCGGCGATGGTTGCATCAGGCGGCTGAGGTGTGCGCGCGACGTGCTTGCATGGCTATCGGATCGCCTTCGCGGCTGATTACACTGCCTGCGGCGCGGGCGCCGCGGCAGCAGATTCCTTGCCGAGGTAAGTCGCCTGCACGTCTGGAGACTGCAG
This window contains:
- a CDS encoding proline dehydrogenase family protein, which produces MNTPTATATPLTSAPPRLPAPVRDENEVVRQLLETLAAFDWASAMAAAEPWVVAVRTHPAPFWALESLLREYPIASSEGLALMRLAEALLRVPDTGTAALLAADQLGQAKFEKDDTNSTLKALSGRLLGFSRRLLPEDDAATRSLIARLGAGTVVAAAVRAIALLGKQFVLGETLDHAAKRALAMRREQPNLTFSYDMLGEGARTAQDAARYIASYRATLATLAKQQTPGGPELRDGMSIKLSALHPRFEETQRERVFAELVPVVESLAREAAAADVNLTLDAEESERLELHLDLLDALAERLAADPTTAHWGGLGLAVQAYQTRAPETVKAVVAIARARRMRLMVRLVKGAYWDAEIKRAQELGLGGYPVFTHKHHTDACYLACAQIMLDAAAAVDAPLYPQFATHNASTIAAVLNLASQRPQARFELQRLHGMGEGIYREVLKNATLRCRVYAPVGEHRDLLAYLVRRLLENGANTSFVHLLADTSVPAQELLQDPLWLAERASLPSPRELYGLLHGERRLNPLGFDIADAPAREPVLAAARALPLPSVAEATPQAVEQTMLALHAAFPAWDATPLSERCAILLRAADLLEQRRDAFIALMMREAHKTVADALSEVREAIDYCRYYALQGRHLLAEQVLPGPTGESDKLRSRGRGAFVCISPWNFPLAIFAGQVLAALAAGNTVAAKPAEQTPACAQAFVNLLFEAGLPYAVLALLHGPGETIGAALVGHPLAAGVAFTGSTAVARIINRTLAAKSGPIIPLIAETGGVNAMIVDSTALPEQVVDAVVSSAFRSAGQRCSALRLLCVQDDVADAMLDMLAGAMTELRIGPACDLATDVPPVIDAEAWEGLRAHTQRLQREARLIATTPWPTEFLAASSATPVANAKPEAGALSLQCTESALSPCAQPPGRNLHFVAPALFEITDVAQARDEIFGPVLQVVRWKAGTLDALVDAINELGYGLTLGVQTRIDGRAQRIATRARCGNVYVNRNMIGAVVGVQPFGGEGLSGTGPKAGGPHYLLRFCSEQTVTVNTAAAGGNAALLAQAAL